From Bacteroidota bacterium:
GGGTTCCGGCTCACGCAGCGACGTGTCGCAGAAGGCCAGCTCAACCAGGTCGCCTTCGTGGACGCCCGGACCGCGCTTACCAGTGCCGAACTCAACCTCAACGTCACCCGCTACGCCCTTCTCGCGCGCCTCGCCGATCTCGAATTCGCGGTCGGGAGCGCGGTGCTGGAGTGAGCAGCCTCCCCCCGCCTCGTTCCCCATGAAGGGTCACGAGGCTGTCCCCCTCACCTGTGAGGGGGACAGTTCGGCCGCCGTCCAGGCGTGTCGAACAGGGGGAGTCGCCGCAGCACATGCTCTCATCTCAACAGCTTCGCCTGTCATCATCATCGAGTCTAGTTATGCCGTTCTACCTTCGTCTCCTCATTGCTAGTGCTGGTGCGTGCGTCGTGCTGCTCCTCTGGAGCGGGTGCGGCGAGGCTATTGCTGATACGCCGCCGGTATCGCCCGCCATCCCTGTCGAAATCGCTGCGGTGGAGCAGGCGGAGGGGGCCTTGCCAATTCGCACGAGCGGGCGGCTCGCGCCTAAGTCCGAGCGCGTGCTCTCGTTCAAAGTTGGCGGCCTTGTCGCCCGCATCAATGCCGATGAGGGCGACCTCGTACGGGCGGGACAGGTGCTCGCCCGCATCGATCCCCGCGAGATCGACGCGCAGGTGCTCCAGGCCGAAAGCGCGCTCGACAAGGCGCAGCGCGACCTCGCCCGCGCGGAGCGGCTGCTCGCGGACTCGGTCGCCACGCTCGAACAGGTACAGGACGCACGCACGGGCGTGGAAGTGGCGCAAGCAGGCTACGACATCGCGGCGTTCAACCAGCGCTTCGCGACCATTACGGCCCCGGCATCGGGGCGCGTGCTGCGGCGGATGGCAGAGCCGAACGAGCTCGTCCAGCCCGGTCAGCCGATCCTCGCCCTCGGGACGACCGGCGACGGCTGGGTCGTCCGCGCCGGGCTGGCCGACCGCGACGTGGTGCGCCTCACCGTGGGCGACGTCGCCAAGGTCCGCTTCGGAGCCTACCCAGGCGAAGTGTTCCAGGGCCGCGTCACGGAGATCGCCAGCGCTGCCGACCTGGCGACGGGCACATTCGAGGTCGAGGTCGCCGTGCCCGACCCCGGCGGGCGGCTGAAGGCGGGCTTCGTCGCGGACGTCGAGATCCAACCCAGCACGGGGAGCGGCTATGCCGTCATCCCCATCGACGCGCTCGTGGCGGGCGACGGGACGACGGGCGCGGTCTTCACCGTCGATGCTGCCGAGATGGATAGCACCGGCTCGCATACCGTAGCCCGCCGCACGGTCGAGATCACCGCGCTCTCCAGCGACCGCCTCGCCGTGCGGGCTGGACTGGACGGGGCTGCGCACGTCGTCACGACCGGCGCGGCCTACCTCGCCGACGGCGACCGTGTGCGCGTGGCCGACGCGCCGTAGCTGACTCAGAAGAAACCCCCTGCTTGACACGCCTGAACGGCGGTCAAGCTGTCCCCCTCGCACGCGAGAGGGACAGTTCGAGGAGCGCATGCGACGAGAACAGGGGGGGTGCCACGCCAGACTTCGAACATTCACCTCGCCACCCACTCCAATGAACCTCCCCAAGCTGGCGATTGAGAACTACCAGTTCACGCTCGTCGTGGTGCTGCTCGCTACGCTGCTCGGCGCGCAGAGCTTCCTCTCGATGCCGCGCTCCGAGGACCCGCAGTTCGACATCGCGACCTCGCGCGTGATCGCCGTCTTCCCCGGCGCCAACCCCGAAGACGTCGAGAGCCTCGTCGTGGACCCGCTCGAAGCGGCGCTCTACGAACTCGACGACCTCAAGAAGCTCGAAACGACGATCCAAGATGGCCTCGCTGTCGTCGTCGCCGAGTTCGAGGCGTACGCCGATGCTGACGAGACGCACGACGAGGTGACGCAGGCTGTCGCGCAGGTGCGCCCGACGCTGCCGGACGGCGTCGCGGCGGTCAACATCATCCAGACCTCGCCGACGGATGCGACCATCTTCCAGGTCGCACTCACGAGCGAGACAGCGAGCTATCGCAGCCTGAAGCGCGAGGCCGAGCGGCTGGAAGACGCCTTCGAGCAGGTCGCGGGCGTGCAGCGCGCC
This genomic window contains:
- a CDS encoding efflux RND transporter periplasmic adaptor subunit; the protein is MPFYLRLLIASAGACVVLLLWSGCGEAIADTPPVSPAIPVEIAAVEQAEGALPIRTSGRLAPKSERVLSFKVGGLVARINADEGDLVRAGQVLARIDPREIDAQVLQAESALDKAQRDLARAERLLADSVATLEQVQDARTGVEVAQAGYDIAAFNQRFATITAPASGRVLRRMAEPNELVQPGQPILALGTTGDGWVVRAGLADRDVVRLTVGDVAKVRFGAYPGEVFQGRVTEIASAADLATGTFEVEVAVPDPGGRLKAGFVADVEIQPSTGSGYAVIPIDALVAGDGTTGAVFTVDAAEMDSTGSHTVARRTVEITALSSDRLAVRAGLDGAAHVVTTGAAYLADGDRVRVADAP